In a genomic window of Acropora muricata isolate sample 2 chromosome 2, ASM3666990v1, whole genome shotgun sequence:
- the LOC136889823 gene encoding uncharacterized protein has translation MAENFRLSTGELFNQIGVLAFLNGGEEGKTLYNAFVAGQVCYEVYKRLTLSQTDVLRAETILRISNYVKKNPRASQAQLKSEVEKEIQLFAQKVADLEGMNP, from the exons ATGGCTGAAAATTTTCGATTGAGCACAGGAGAACTCTTCAATCAG ATAGGAGTGTTGGCTTTTCTCAATGGCGGAGAGGAAGGAAAAACTCTTTACAATGCATTTGTTGCTGGCCAAGTTTGTTATGAAGTATACAAAAGGCTAACTTTGTCCCAAACTGATGTCCTTAGG GCTGAAACAATACTACGGATCAGCAACTATGTTAAGAAGAATCCAAGAGCGAGTCAGGCACAGTTAAAAAGTGAAGTGGAAAAAGAAATCCAACTCTTTGCCCAGAAAGTTGCAGACCTAGAGGGAATGAACCCATAA
- the LOC136908747 gene encoding KATNB1-like protein 1: MAERNGEGGGEQIGFFYYDWAQSQYKWTDDNHLKNFRVRKVVRSSSEVKDAVSDCSPMPGFHNGGNIDGEASFVHNVKLPLQDKDVNQLSRCKKFSFRRHSQENLHSQVINFVPKKGSKVVKSQSLCSLQPQHEAQEISKGHATMITVLQTRLLRLRAAQTLWHKDTNALIEYLLRMKDDSVLVDVMPFLTSRVREVSPDGQALSMGACLEMLPALERLLTSKFEDYVIAGLNMIREMIKRWWMQLKVATKKGVEPECQRCSRSVSGLYMAIVSLSAVIVKLSKRRGRVREKAVVVTRLLDLL, translated from the exons ATGGCTGAAAGAAACGGTGAAGGTGGTGGCGAGCAGATTGGGTTTTTCTATTATGATTGGGCCCAGTCGCAGTACAAATGGACAGATGATAAtcatttgaaaaatttcagAGTCAGGAAAGTTGTTCGTAGTTCGTCTGAAGTCAAG GATGCAGTATCAGATTGTTCTCCAATGCCAGGATTTCATAATGGGGGAAATATAGATGG GGAGGCAAGTTTTGTACATAATGTAAAACTACCATTGCAAGACAAAGATGTTAATCAGCTATCCCGATGTAAAAAG TTCTCTTTTAGAAGACATTCACAGGAGAATTTACACTCCCAAGTTATAAATTTTGTTCCAAAAAAAG GCAGTAAGGTTGTCAAAAGTCAGAGCCTTTGTTCCTTACAACCTCAACATGAAGCCCAGGAG ATCAGTAAAGGCCATGCAACTATGATCACTGTCCTGCAAACACGACTGCTGAGGTTAAGAGCTGCTCAGACTCTCTGGCATAAG GATACCAATGCTTTGATTGAGTATCTTCTTCG CATGAAAGATGATTCTGTTTTGGTGGATGTGATGCCATTTCTGACCAGCAG AGTGCGTGAAGTATCCCCTGATGGACAAGCTCTATCCATGGGAGCTTGTTTGGAAATGTTGCCAGCACTTGAAAGACTTCTGACATCCAAATTTGAGGA ttatGTAATTGCTGGATTAAATATGATAAGAGAAATGATTAAACGCTGGTGGATGCAATTAAAAGTAGCCACAAAGAAAGGAGTTGAACCTGAATGCCAAAGATGTAGTAG GAGTGTAAGTGGATTATACATGGCAATAGTCTCCCTCTCTGCTGTCATTGTCAAATTATCCAAAAGAAGAGGAAGAGTAAGGGAGAAGGCCGTT GTTGTCACCAGGCTGTTGGACCTTTTATGA